The region CTTTGGCGGCGTGGGCCAGAGCGGCATGGGCAGCTACCACGGCCAGAGCAGCTTCGAGTTGTTTTCGCAGCAGAAGAGCGTACTGCACCGCGGCACCTGGCTGGACCTGCCGCTGCGCTACCCGCCTTACGGCAACCGCCTGCCCATGCTGCGCAAGCTCTTTAAATGGCTCTGATCCCGGGCCGCCATGCTTAACCTACCGGTAGTATACTTCGTTTCAGGAACATGCGCGGACATGCTTTGCGCCGATACACGTTTACAAAGTATAAGACCATGGAAAACCTGATTCAATACCTGGACGACTCGCTGGTGCCGCTGGAGCAGAAAGTGATCGCATACCTGAACCTGGAGAAAGACATCCGCAAGGCGGAGGTGGATATGCTGACCAAGAAGCACGGGCCCGTTGAGGAGGCGGCAGAGAACACAGCCACCACCTTACAGGAAGTGCCTGAGGTGTCGCAGGAGCAGTTGCAGGAGATGGTGCAGCAACTGGACACGCTGCGCGAGGAGATTATACAGCTGCTGCCCGAGAAGAACAAGTTTATTGAGGTAAACCTGGGCTACGGTCCCAGCATGGTAGGCTACTTCACAGCCGACCACGAGACGCACGTGCCACTGCCGGAGCCCATCCTGCGGGTGGTGCATTAAGCAGGGCAAAGCGTAGTATGGTTTCACTGCCGTTTTAAAACGCTATATTTATACCCGAAACAACCAACACAGACCACTAAATGGGTTTACTCCTCTTATACCTTACCATTGCCCTCGTCTTTTCCTTTCTCTGCTCACTGCTGGAGGCTTCGCTGCTCAGCATCACCCCCTCCCACGTAAATGTGATCAGCAAGGAAAATCCCGCGCTGGGCAAGGACCTGCAGCACTTCAAAGACAACATCGACAGGCCGCTGGCTGCCATCCTCACCCTCAACACCTTCGCCCACACCATCGGGGCGGCTGGCGTGGGCGCGCAGGCGCAGATTATCTGGGGAGAAGAAGTTCTGACCCTGGTCTCCATAATCCTGACGATCATTATCCTCATCCTCACGGAGATCATCCCGAAGACACTCGGAGCTAACTACTGGCGCCAGCTTACCCCCTTTACCGCGCGCACGCTCAAGATCATGATCTACTCCCCACTCTACCCCATCATCCTCTTCTCTCAATTTATTACCAGAAGGATGAAACAGGATAAGAGCAAAAGCGTACTCAGCCGCGCCGACTTTACGGCCATGGCTGAGATCGGCACCAAAGAAGGCGTGCTGCGCCAGGATGAGTCGCGGGTGATCAACAACGTACTGCGCTTCAGTGTAGTGCAGGCCAGCCACATCATGACGCCGCGCACCGTGATAAAGGCGGCCCCGGAGGAGCAGTACATCCGCGAGTTTTACGACAACTCCGTGAATATGCGTTTCTCCAGGATACCCGTTTTTGACGACTCCATTGACAACATCACAGGCTATGTGCTCAAGGATCAGGTGCTCGAGCGCATCATAGAAGGAAAGGGTGGCCTGTCGCTCGCTGAGATAAAGCGCCCGATCCAGGTGGTGCATGGTGGCGCGCCGGTGCCGGAGCTATTTGCCCGCTTGGTGGAAAAGAAAGAACACATCGCTCTGGTGGTGGACGAGTACGGCGGCACGGCGGGGCTGGTCACGATGGAGGACATCATTGAAACGCTGCTCGGCCTGGAGATTACGGATGAGTTCGACGCCGTGGAGGACCTGCAGAAATGGGCCCGCGAGAAGTGGGAGAAGCGCGCCAAGCGATTCGACAACCAGGCTGACAATGACTAAAGCAGCCCCTCTTTAGCTAACACTTACCCCAACCAGGGCAGTTGCAAGGCGGCCTCCGGACAACATTTTGCCTGGAGGCCGCTTTAACCCCGCTGACGGGCACCAGGTCTCGGCCAGTTTGTTGGGCATCAAACGCCGATATCCTCGTTCCAAAGATCAGGCTTCTCAGCGATAAATTGCTCCATTAGCTGCACGCATTCCGGGTTATCGGCCACCTCCACTCCCACGCCCCTGGAGCGCAGCAGTTCTTCTTCGCCCCTAAAAGTGCGGTTTTCGCCGATCACCACCTTCGGGATGCCATAGAGCAAGATGGTGCCCGAGCACATGGGGCAAGGCGACAGGGTGGTGTAGAGCACGCACTCGCGGTAAACGGCGGCTGGCTGACGCCCGGCGTTTTCCAGCGCGTCCATCTCGCCGTGCAGCACCACGCTTCCCTCCTGCACCCGCTTGTTATGGCCGCGGCCGATGATCCTGCCCTTGTGCACCAGCACCGATCCGATCGGGATGCCGCCTTCCGCGTAGCCTTTCTTTGCCTCTTCCAAGGCTGCCTGTAAATACTGATCCATAGTATATCAATTTATACTTTATTGTTTCGGTTTATACTTTGAGGTTTATACTGGTGGCGTTGCCCTCATTCCCTTGCAAAGTATCATCCGATCTTACGAAAGAATCCGGCAACTAATCAAGTTCCTGCCTGTTCTGAAAGTATAAATACTTTTGCACCTTTCCATCTAGACTATGAAAATTCTGCTGACAGGGGCTAACGGATATATTGGCAGGCGGCTATTGCCTTTGCTGGTGGAGCAGCGGCACGAGGTGATCTGTATGGTGCGCGACCCGCGCCGCTTTGATCTGCCTGAGACACTGAAGGAACAAGTGCAGGTGGTAAAAGGGGACCTGCTGCAGCCGGAAGGGCTCACGCAACTACCCCAGGATATCGAGGCGGCGTATTACCTGGTGCACTCCATGGGCTCCGGCGGCATTGATTTCTCTTCTGCCGAACGTATGGCCGCGGAGAATTTCGCTGCTTACCTCAACACCACTGCAGCCAGGCAGATCATCTACCTCAGCGGCATTTCCAATGATCAACAATTGTCTAAACACCTGGCCTCACGCCGGCACGTAGAAGATGTCCTCAGCACGGCCCGCGCTGAGGTAACCGTACTCCGGGCGGCCATCATCATTGGCTCCGGCAGCGCCTCCTTCGAGATCATCCGTGACCTGGTGGAAAAGCTGCCGGTGATGGTGACGCCGAAATGGCTGAAATCCCGCTGCCAGCCCATCGCCATTCGCGACGTGCTTTTCTACCTGACTGCGGTGCTGGGGCGGGAAGACTGCTACGGCAAACGCTTTGAGATCGGAGGCCCCAATGTACTCACCTGCAAAGAGATGCTCCTGAAACTGGCTGGAGTTCGCCGCCTGAGACGCTACATCATCACCTTGCCCATCCTTACGCCGCGCCTCTCCTCCTACTGGCTATACTTTGTGACCAGCACCAACTATACCTTAGCCCGCAGCCTGGTGGATAGTCTTCGCAATGATGCCGTGGTGCAGGACCAGCATATACAGGAGCTGATCCCGCACCGCTGTTTGCCATACGAGCATGCCGTGCGCCTGGCCTACACCAAAATAGAGCAGAACTCGGTGGTTTCCAGCTGGAAGGATGCCCTTGTGAGCGGCACCATGCGCCTCAATTACATGGATTTCATTCAGATACCCGAGCATGGCGTGCTGACGGATAAACAGCGCCTGAAGTTTGACCGTGCCCCTGAAGAGGTGCTGGCCAACATCTGGAGCATCGGCGGGGAGCGCGGCTGGTATAAAACCGATTTCCTGTGGCGCATGCGCGGGCTGCTGGATAAAATGGTGGGGGGCGTGGGGCTGAGGCGCGGCCGCCGTAGTCCGCATGAGGTAAAAGCCGGCGACACGATAGACTTCTGGCGCGTACTGCTGGCCGATACAAAGAACGGGCGCTTGCTGCTCTACGCCGAGATGAAACTGCCCGGCGAGGCCTGGCTGCAGTTCAGGGTTTGCCAGGAGGCGGACGGGTATTACCTCGAGCAGCTGGCTGCCTTCCGCCCCGACGGCTTGCTGGGCCGCCTCTACTGGTACGCCGTGCTGCCGTTCCACTTCATTATCTTCGGGGGGATGGCCCATAACATCGTGCGCTATGGTATGGCAGAAAGTAAACCAGGCCACCTAAGGCATAATTCCATGTAATATTCAAACTATAGCCTCTATAATATAAAACCAAAAGCAATTCCCTTAGTATACTTCAATATCTTTTACAGGCTATATTTTTAGGCCTACACCCTAGTTGTTTATCATCTTTTAGAATTATTTCCTGCCCTGTAAAATATACTTAACTTTGCTTGCCTATAACGACACTAAATTTAATGGAGGCCATTAAAGAAACCAACTTCTCCTTTGCCGGCCAAACCGGCTTTTACAGGGGCAAAGTACGCGATGTTTATTATTTTGAGGACAAGATAGCCGTGGTTGCCACAGACCGCATCTCTGCGTTTGACGTGGTGCTGCCACGCGCCATACCCTTCAAGGGACAGGTGCTGAACCAGATCGCTAGCCTGAACCTGAAGGCCACCTCCGATGTTGTTCCGAACTGGGTGCTCAGCACGCCAGACCCCAACGTGACCATCGGGCACCGGTGTGAACCTTTTAAGGTGGAGATGGTGATACGCGGTTACCTGGCGGGCCATGCCTGGCGCGAGTACAAAGCGGGCCGGCGCACGGTTTGCGGCGTTCACTTACCGGAGGGCCTGCGTGAGAACGACAAGCTGCCCGAGCCTATCATCACCCCGACCACCAAGGCCGACGAAGGCCATGACGAGGACATCTCGCGGGAGGAGATTCTGGCAAAAGGCATTGTGTCGGAGCAAGATTATCTTACCTTGGAACGTTATACCCGAACCTTGTTCGCGCGCGGAACCGAGCTGGCAAAGGAACGCGGCCTTATACTGGTGGATACCAAGTATGAATTTGGCAAGTACAACGGCCAGGTGTACCTGATCGATGAGATACACACGCCGGACTCTTCGCGCTACTTCTACAGTGAAGGCTATGAGGAGCGCCAGCAGAAGGGCGAGCCGCAGCGCCAACTCTCGAAAGAGTTCGTCCGCCAGTGGCTTATCGAGAACGGTTTCCAGGGCAAGGAGGGGCAGCGCGTGCCAGAAATGACCGATGAGGTCGTGAAAAATATCTCGGAGCGCTATATAGAGCTGTACGAGGTGTTTACAGGCGAAAAATTCCTAAAAGAAGATGACCGTTCAGTGCGCGATCGCATTGAGAAACACATTAATGACAATATTTTTACTACCAAAAATTAAGTTTCTTAAAGTAGATTTTGGTACATTCGCATTTAAATCCTTTACTGGTTGACTATGAAGTACACGATAGATAAGAAAGAAAACTATACGATTATCACGATTGATGAGAAGAAGTTGGATACTTCAATCGCACCAGACCTGAAGTCTGAGTTCGTGAAATTGAATGCCGAAGGGATCAACAACCTGATTCTTGACCTGAACGAAGTAAAATATACAGACTCCTCCGGGCTTAGCTCTATCCTGATCGCGAACCGTCTTTGCAACTCCTCCAGCGGCCTCCTGATCCTGACAGGTCTGCAGGACCATGTGATGAAGCTGATCTCGATCTCCAAGCTGGAGTCGGTGCTGAACATTCTGCCAACCGTGGAAGAGGCCATCGACCGTGTTTTTCTGCACGAGATTGAGCAGGATCTGACCAACAAGGAAGACTAAGAAGCAACGCCGTAGTGGATTTCGAACTCAGGATTCTTGGTAGTTCGTCGGCCACACCCTCGGCAAACAGACACCATACCGCCCAGGTTCTCACCCTTGGCAATCAGCACCACCTGATTGATTGCGGCGAAGGTACGCAGATGCAGCTGATGCTTTACAAGATAAAGCATCAGCGCATCTGCAATATCTACATCAGCCACCTGCACGGCGACCATTATTTCGGGCTGGCAGGGCTCCTTTCCACCATGCACCTGCAGGGCCGCCAAACGCCACTGCACCTCTTTGGCCCACCCGGCCTCTCCGAAATCCTTAGCCTGCAGTTCAGGTATTCGGGGACCAACCTCAACTTTAAGCTTGTTTTCCACGAGCTCGACACCACTAGCTACAGGAAGATTTTCGAGGATAAAAGTATAACGGTGCATACCATCCCCATGGAGCACCGGGTGCCCTGCTGCGGCTTTATCTTCCGGGAGAAACCCAAGCCGCGCCCGCTCATCAAAGAGAAGCTCCCTGACTTTCTGAGGCCTCCGCAGCTCGTGCGCCTGAAGTGGGGTGAGGACGTAAAGGACGAGGCCGGAAACATACTGGTGCGAAACGAGGAGGTGACGCTGGAGCCAAAGCGCAGCCGCAGCTACGCCTACTGCTCCGACAGCCGCTACAAGCCCTCGCTGCTCCCCTACCTGCACCACGTAGACCTGCTTTACCACGAGGCCACTTTTGCCGACGACCTGCGCGAGCGCGCGGAGTATACGTTCCACAGCACCGCCCGGCAGGCCGCGGAGTTGGCCGCCGCCGCACAGGTGCGCCACCTGCTCATCGGCCACTTCTCGGTGCGCTACAAAGACCTGACGCCGCTGCTGCTCGAGGCCCAAGAGGTATTCCCCGCCACTGACCTGGCCACGGAAGGAAGTGTATTTGCCGTAAAAGACCAGGACTGATACCTTCGGACTGAGAGGGTTATAGTTTATACTTCGCTCCCGCACCTTACCCACTGCCTCTTAAGGCTGGAAGTATGGCATAGGATCACTAACTTTATACTTTGTCTGGCGGCACCGCCTTACATCCTGAAATCAAAGTCATCCTAAATATCCCCGGCCCTACAATGGAGAAAAACGCCACAGCCCTACAGCAGCGCAAGCGCACCAACCTCTTCCTGGTGCTCAGCGGCATTTTTATCGCCAATGCTTTGCTGGCCGAGCTGATCGGTGTAAAGATTTTCTCGGGAGAGGCAGTTTTGGGGCTGCCCGGCGCACAGATACCGGTTGGCGGCGAGAAACTCGACTTTAACCTGACGGCCGGCGTGATCATCTGGCCCATTGTATTCGTTACCACCGACATCATCAACGAGTATTTCGGAAAATCCGGGGTGAAGAAGGTAAGTGTACTGACGGTTATACTTATACTTTATGCCTTTGTGGTGATCTCTGCCGTTACCGGCTTACCGCCCGCCCAGTTCTGGCTTGACGTGAACAGCACCGACGCCAGCGGCAACCCTTTCGATATAAATTACGCCTACAACAGCGTGTACCGCCAGGGCCTGGGCATTATACTTGGTTCGGTGGCCGCTTTCCTGCTCTCGCAGTTCCTTGATGCCACGGTATTCCACTGGCTGCGCCGCTTCACCGGCAGCAAAAAAATATGGCTCCGCGCCACCGGCTCCACCCTCGTCTCGCAGGTCATCGATTCGCTGGTGGTGCTCTTCATTGCTTTCTTTGTATTCGGTAACTGGAGCATGAAGCAGGTGCTGTCGGTGGCCCTGATCAATTACCTCTACAAGTTCAGCGTAGCCATACTCCTCACCCCGCTCCTGTACCTGGCCCACTACCTCATCGACGGATATCTGGGCGAGCGGCAGGCGGCACAGCAGATAGAAGAGGCCGCCATGAGAAGCGAGGGCTAACCCTTAAAAATATCAGCCTCAAGCCCACCTTATTAAAGTTTAAACAGCTTTCCGCTTGCATTTATACTTGCTGGCGCTGTACCTTTGTAGTCTTGCAAAATAGAAAATGCCTGCACATTTAGCACATACTCAGATTTTCATCACAGGCTACGAGCTGCACGACCTGTAACAGCTCTTTTTATCTCTTTTGGGGCTGTATCGGCCCCTCCTTTACTTTTTTTATTTGATTGATTTTTTAGACTGGAGGGACTATTATGTTCAGAGGAGTCGCCTTGGTATTTTTGGGCGCATGTAGTTTTGGCATACTTTCTACTTTTGTAAAGCTGGCCTATAAGGAAGGCTTTAACCTGGGTGAAGTAACGGGCACGCAGGTTTTTTTTGGGTTGATTATTCTTTGGACTATCGTGTTGTTGCGTACGCTGCTTGGCAGCAAAAGCAACAACACGTCGTTCAGGGATAAGCTTAAACTGGTAGCCATGGGCACCAGCACCGGCCTTGTCAGCATCTTCTATTACAAGTGCGTACAGGAGGTTCCGGCCTCTATCGCTATCCTGCTGCTGATGCAGTTTACTTGGATGAGCCTGCTACTGGAATCGATTATAAAGCGCAGGCTGCCCAGCCGGTTTCAGCTAAGCATGGCAGTGCTTATACTGGTGGGCACTGCCCTGGCAGGCCGCCTTTTCTCTGGCAGCATC is a window of Pontibacter kalidii DNA encoding:
- a CDS encoding CNNM domain-containing protein, which encodes MGLLLLYLTIALVFSFLCSLLEASLLSITPSHVNVISKENPALGKDLQHFKDNIDRPLAAILTLNTFAHTIGAAGVGAQAQIIWGEEVLTLVSIILTIIILILTEIIPKTLGANYWRQLTPFTARTLKIMIYSPLYPIILFSQFITRRMKQDKSKSVLSRADFTAMAEIGTKEGVLRQDESRVINNVLRFSVVQASHIMTPRTVIKAAPEEQYIREFYDNSVNMRFSRIPVFDDSIDNITGYVLKDQVLERIIEGKGGLSLAEIKRPIQVVHGGAPVPELFARLVEKKEHIALVVDEYGGTAGLVTMEDIIETLLGLEITDEFDAVEDLQKWAREKWEKRAKRFDNQADND
- a CDS encoding nucleoside deaminase — its product is MDQYLQAALEEAKKGYAEGGIPIGSVLVHKGRIIGRGHNKRVQEGSVVLHGEMDALENAGRQPAAVYRECVLYTTLSPCPMCSGTILLYGIPKVVIGENRTFRGEEELLRSRGVGVEVADNPECVQLMEQFIAEKPDLWNEDIGV
- a CDS encoding SDR family oxidoreductase; amino-acid sequence: MKILLTGANGYIGRRLLPLLVEQRHEVICMVRDPRRFDLPETLKEQVQVVKGDLLQPEGLTQLPQDIEAAYYLVHSMGSGGIDFSSAERMAAENFAAYLNTTAARQIIYLSGISNDQQLSKHLASRRHVEDVLSTARAEVTVLRAAIIIGSGSASFEIIRDLVEKLPVMVTPKWLKSRCQPIAIRDVLFYLTAVLGREDCYGKRFEIGGPNVLTCKEMLLKLAGVRRLRRYIITLPILTPRLSSYWLYFVTSTNYTLARSLVDSLRNDAVVQDQHIQELIPHRCLPYEHAVRLAYTKIEQNSVVSSWKDALVSGTMRLNYMDFIQIPEHGVLTDKQRLKFDRAPEEVLANIWSIGGERGWYKTDFLWRMRGLLDKMVGGVGLRRGRRSPHEVKAGDTIDFWRVLLADTKNGRLLLYAEMKLPGEAWLQFRVCQEADGYYLEQLAAFRPDGLLGRLYWYAVLPFHFIIFGGMAHNIVRYGMAESKPGHLRHNSM
- a CDS encoding phosphoribosylaminoimidazolesuccinocarboxamide synthase; its protein translation is MEAIKETNFSFAGQTGFYRGKVRDVYYFEDKIAVVATDRISAFDVVLPRAIPFKGQVLNQIASLNLKATSDVVPNWVLSTPDPNVTIGHRCEPFKVEMVIRGYLAGHAWREYKAGRRTVCGVHLPEGLRENDKLPEPIITPTTKADEGHDEDISREEILAKGIVSEQDYLTLERYTRTLFARGTELAKERGLILVDTKYEFGKYNGQVYLIDEIHTPDSSRYFYSEGYEERQQKGEPQRQLSKEFVRQWLIENGFQGKEGQRVPEMTDEVVKNISERYIELYEVFTGEKFLKEDDRSVRDRIEKHINDNIFTTKN
- a CDS encoding STAS domain-containing protein, with amino-acid sequence MKYTIDKKENYTIITIDEKKLDTSIAPDLKSEFVKLNAEGINNLILDLNEVKYTDSSGLSSILIANRLCNSSSGLLILTGLQDHVMKLISISKLESVLNILPTVEEAIDRVFLHEIEQDLTNKED
- a CDS encoding ribonuclease Z, yielding MDFELRILGSSSATPSANRHHTAQVLTLGNQHHLIDCGEGTQMQLMLYKIKHQRICNIYISHLHGDHYFGLAGLLSTMHLQGRQTPLHLFGPPGLSEILSLQFRYSGTNLNFKLVFHELDTTSYRKIFEDKSITVHTIPMEHRVPCCGFIFREKPKPRPLIKEKLPDFLRPPQLVRLKWGEDVKDEAGNILVRNEEVTLEPKRSRSYAYCSDSRYKPSLLPYLHHVDLLYHEATFADDLRERAEYTFHSTARQAAELAAAAQVRHLLIGHFSVRYKDLTPLLLEAQEVFPATDLATEGSVFAVKDQD
- a CDS encoding queuosine precursor transporter; this encodes MEKNATALQQRKRTNLFLVLSGIFIANALLAELIGVKIFSGEAVLGLPGAQIPVGGEKLDFNLTAGVIIWPIVFVTTDIINEYFGKSGVKKVSVLTVILILYAFVVISAVTGLPPAQFWLDVNSTDASGNPFDINYAYNSVYRQGLGIILGSVAAFLLSQFLDATVFHWLRRFTGSKKIWLRATGSTLVSQVIDSLVVLFIAFFVFGNWSMKQVLSVALINYLYKFSVAILLTPLLYLAHYLIDGYLGERQAAQQIEEAAMRSEG